The Alcaligenes faecalis sequence GGCGCTTTTGATAAGTCAGGAAACAAAGCCATGCAAACAAACTACCTTTGTGGTCATTTTTAATTTTATTTGACCTATGACAAATCACCGTTTGTTCTTTCGGCCTATAAACTTATGACACTAACCTTCATTCCACTGGTAGAGCGCCATGACAGATCAGATTGCCCCCGGAAACATCGTCACCTTAAAAAGTGGCAGCCCTAAGCTGACAGTTGAGGTAGTTACCTCCGATCAGAAAGCAAGCGTCTCGTGGTTCACGGGCGGCGAGTATAATCTAATGACAATTCCAGTCACCGCCCTGGTGTTAGCACAGGATTAGTCAGAACAATGAGATATCAACCGCCTCCAGGCGGTTTTTTTCGGTCAAGATCTGCCACGGGCATAAGCAGGCGGTTGTTGCTATTTCCGGCACAGCCGCACCCAAATCTCAGCCTCTGTTTCCACGTAGCGCAGCACCCGAATAGGCGTAGTGTCGATTTCAGCATCAGAGCGCCACTGGAACGGGCGCTGAGCAGCAGCGCAGTAATTACCGCCCTGCTGTGTGGCGCATCCGCTTACGAGCGCGATCACGCACAGCATCATCGTCCATGCGCTCAATCGTTTCAGCTGCATCTCTCGATACCTCCACGGCGGCTATGTCCGCTTTTTCCTGTTTCCGTTCCGCCTGCGCCCTGCCCTGGCGCCGCCCTACCTGTAGCAGCGCCAGAGCGGCGATGATCAGGCCGCTCAGCAGGCCCAGCCAGCCTGCGACTCGGTTCCATAACGCCTTAAACAATGGCCGCTCCTATCTTGATAGCCTCCGCCCCAGATGCGCCCAAGAAACGAGCACGATCAGCAGCACGTCGACGGCGCAGGCCCAGCAGGACTTTGCCACCTGACTTGTTCCAGCGCGGGAACTGTTCCGCAGCCCCGGCTTGATCACCGGCATTGAACAGGCGCAACAAAGTAGAGCCTTGAAATGCCGAGACGCCGATGTTGTATGCAAGGTCCACCATGGCATCGAGCTGCGCCTGATTTGCTGGACGAGTCAGCACGTTCAGAACACCAGGCACGAACTCGCGGGCCAGCCGACGCCGTAATCGTTCGTCGGCCTCGGCCTGGGTGATGCGCAGGCCTTCCACCACGTCTGGACCAGTGTCACCCCAGCCGATGGTCCAGACTTTGCCGTCAGCATCCCAATAGGCTTCCAGCTCACAGCTCTCGAAATACCGCAGGATGGCCAGGCCGTCGGCAGACATGCCGGCAGGCTTCGACTCGACCGGTGCCGGCGCGGACTCCACTTTCTGCGGACGGAAAAAAAGGGCCAGCAGGCCCAGGATCGCATCAATCAATTTCTGCATTTCACTTCCCCAAAACCTTCATCTTCATTTCAGCAATCCAGTTCGGAATGCCCTGCTCCTGCATCCGCTGCGCCCAACGCACCCAGGCGCCCAACACCCACCAGGCCGGAAGCCCTGCTATCAGCATGCACGGACCCATCACGTAGAACAGGCCCATAAGATTGTGTAGATCCTCCGCAACACCGGTATGGGCGGCCACCTGCACAGCTTGCGCCAATAAGCCCGGCTGCCAGGTGATCACCCAAATAGTCAGCAGCGGCCCCAGAATGAATGAGCTCAACACCGTACATGTTGTACGACTGATGAACTCGCGCACTGTCCTGGGTGGCATGATCAGCATGCCGATAAGCGCAGCAATCGCTGCTGGCGCCCCAAAGGCGATGGCCACCTTCACCGCTGCCCAACCTGCACCAGCTCCGCTTGTTGGTTCCACTTCCTTCCCCTTTAAAACGGTCGGCATGGCTGTCTCCCGTGATGCGCCGCAAAAGCAGCAGACGTAAAAAAAACCGCTCATGCGGCTCAGTAATCCACAGCAGCAGAGGCTGTTAAACAATCGCGTACTTGGTCTTCAGAAACTCTTCAATTCGATACCTATCAGCTTCGTGCTGCTTTCTGGACAGATCAACACTGAGCGCGCCATGCATCCCATAAGTTACTGGACCAGTCGGAACATCCGTAGAAGTTTGGTGATAAAACCGCAAGCGACCCGCTTCAAACATGCTAGGAGAAAGCGGTGTCTTGTCGTCAGGATTACTGAAGACTTTCCGACCATTGATGTACCCAGCGGTGCCCAACTCGGTGGAGAAGGTGAACATGCAAAGCACAGAGTCAGAAGCACCGGCAAGAGGGCCCATCGCGCCATTCAACGGGATTCGATAATTGAATGGCGCGGCAGGAATTTTGTCGTGTAATGCGATTGCATTACTGGAGGTCGCGAATATTAATAGCCCCGTTTCACCTTCCACAGGATTGGTAACAGGACGAACCAAATACGACGCCACACCAGCATTGGTTGCCCGGCGCTTAAGCACCAAAAAGATGGAGAATTCGTTAGGATTCAGATCGAAGTCCGAAGACGCCATACTGGCGGAGTTGAATCCGTTGCTTGAGAATGCTGGTGCGCCGTTGTCGAATTGCCGATCCTCATAAGCTTGCGGGCCGAGCAGAAAATTCTTCGGCAAAGCGCGGTTTCGATATCCGTGTCCTGAAGGAGATTTGTAGCTTGGGTCCACGAGCATTGTCCAACCGGGAATCGAGCCCAGAGCGCGGCCTTCTGGCGTGACTTCCAAAGTACCCAATTCGGAGTTCGGAACGTTCAAACCGGTTTGTTCATAGCGAATCATTTCAATCACCCATTAAGTTCAATTTGTTGGTGTACAGCCCAGTTCTTCATGGGCCTTCCGTTGTGGATGCTTTGTTCTTCAGAAGAGTCACAAATGTTGCCGCGAGGCATTCTGGCTTGTGTGCGCGGATTAGTCTGCGGCTTCAACGCATAGTCCAACCGCTCTTGGCTTCCAGAAGGATCTACCGCGAGCTCAATAGAAACACTCTCCCCGTCCGAATTAACTGCGACACTGGTGATTGGAATTTGCCCGGTCGAATCGAAAAAACGGAAGCCGAAGTCTTCGTGCTCTTGGACGGTAGAGATGTCTATCTGTAAGGGCTTAACAGGAACATCGAATAAAACCTGCACAGTGCGCCCGGAGCGAGTAGCGGAGAGCATCTGCAAGACTTTCGCTTTGCCGTTGGCGGCCCAAAGCGACCCCTTCCAGGCCCGCGCCATGTAAGCACCCACGTGAGCGTAGCCCGGCCCCTTCATGTGCAGAAGGTCTGTGTAATAGTCGTTTGCTCCGATCGCGTAATCCGGACAAGCCAAGTGAAACAGCGGATTTTCATTGTGCAGCTCAAGCATGGCCAAGGCCGCACGCGGCGTAGCTGTCGTGAACGTTGATGGCTGAGACAGGATGAAGTGAACCTCAGAGAATTGACCTGTGATTTGCCGCACGTCCGAACTTATGTCGCTGCGCCACTCCAATAGAGCATCTTTATAAGTTGTACTTCCGGAGTCCGCCTCTCCGTGTTTGCAAACAACCGCGTCCACAACAATTTTCCAACCTTGCTCGTCTGCCAACGCCTTTGCTTTCCGCAGGGCGATCAACATATTTTCGTAAATCTGATTGCCCTTCTTCAAACCTGCATACGCCGTCCCGCCCACCCCAGCGGTATAGCTCAAAGACTTGAATTGCGCCCCGATCGCTTGCGATTCAAAAGCTAATGTGTTGGCCATAGTTTCGATGACAGTCTCCCCACGCGGGCCGGACGCAGCACGGCGTGCAACCAATGGCTCGAATCCAACAAGAGTGCCTGGATCCAGTGGTTGTGCAGGCTGTCCGCTGGACGTGGTATCCCCCATACGAATATCGCTATAAACGGAAGAGGTGAACATCAACACACTTTCAGGGAAGAGCGCCTGGGTCGAGATCATTGACTCTTCAGAGTTCGCCCCGACCAAAAGCGACTGCCCCACACCGATGATTACATGCAACGTCTTCGAGTTGTCGGGGATAAGCAAGCCGGAACCGGGAGAGACGGAGACTGTCGTTTTCTCACTCAAACCTGGAACGCTCACAATTGCGCGAACGCGATTGCCGGAAGCTGGAAACACGCCGCTCACAACCAGGCCAGAAAGGTCTGCACAAAATACGTCTTCTGCCCCTACTGCGCGTAGATTTGAATCGTCCATATAAGGCAACAGTTCCGGCTCTGGCCCTCCTTCTTGATCCGGAATTGTCAAGCCAGACACGCTCAAATTCCCTTCCGTATCCCAACCCAAGATGATCTCCAGGTTGGTGCCCACGACGACCTGGACAAAATCATTTACGTCGCCGTTGTGAAACTCAAACATCGATGTCGTTGCAACTTGGCTGAGAAGATCAGCCAAGACATGACCATGCAGATCAATTGCAAAGTATCCAGGGAAGGCAGAATCATCATTGTAGAATTCCCAGGTGCCACGCCCGCTCGCAGTCAGTGCAATAGGCAGGGCTTTGATTGCGTCCTTGACCGCTGTCGCATTGGGATAAGTGTCGATATAGATGGCTTGGCCAGCCTCGACCTTATACAAATCCAGAAAGCCTCCGAGCTCTTCGGAAGGAACAGAGGCAAAATGGCCTTGCGGCACCGGATCAAATCCGTCTCCACCATTGACGATCGTGTTCGTGTCCGGATAAACACCCGCCGCCAAACTGGCTGCTGCGGCTGCCGCCTCGGCTCGCTCTGCTGCCCCCACAGCCTCCTGCACCAGCCCCGTTGGATCGACAGCGGATTTCAATGTCGGTCTGACAACCCCGAGCCTGTCTTCCCACGTGCTCTCCTGACTATTTACTGCTTTATCTAAATTCTGGGAGTTGTCGTACAGATCCTTGGGGTTTGCGCTCCCGATCGGGTTGCCGGTTTTGTATGTCGTCATTTCAAACGCCCATAAAAAAACCCGCCGAAGCGGGTTGATTGATGCTGGTGCCGGAGTTAATCCGGCGGATTGTTGTTGTCATCGGCGTACACTCGCACGTCGTAATTTGCTGCTGTCACATCCGTAGCGTCGGTGCCACGAGCCTGGATGTTTGTGATCAGAACTGGCTTTATCCAGTCTGCCGTCAGGCCAAAGTAAATGTGCGGCAACTCCTGTTTCAGACTGACCTCTGGCCAAGGCTGCGGAATGTTCGCGATGATCGAAAAGTCGTCAGGCCCTGGAAACGCCACAAACGGACCAACAAACTTGCCCTCTGGTGCTCGATACCCCACAGAATGCGGTGCACCAGTAGCCCAGCGCAAAGGTTCACTGATGCGCAGCAGTGCGCCACCAGAGGCAGGTTGAATATCGGTCAGCAAGCCCATCTGCGCATTGCCTGGCTCATCGTCAAACAGCGGCACATAAGACAGGTACTCACTGTTGAATGCATCCATTTCTGTGCCAAAGCTGTACTCACGATTTCTATAGGCCTGCTCCCGACGTCGGCGCATACCGATTCGCCAAGCCCGGACTCGGTCCGTCACGCCATCGAGTTTTAACTTTTCCAGCTTGAATCCCTGATCCCCTGGTAGCAGGCACTTCACCGTCATGGACGTCCAGGTTTCCGCGTCGATGTACTCGACTTCCACCCCATCCGGGTCCATAGGCTTGCGAGGACTCACGCTTTCACGCAACGGCTTCGTCATGTTCAGGGGTGAGTAGCTTTGCTCGAACTGCGTGCGCACATCATCGCGAACCGGGCGAATCAGGCCACGCGACACAGTCAGCTCTGAAAACCCGGCTCGGAAAGCAAGTTTCAGAGCGTCTTGGGCTGTTGTGAGGTCATACACATGGTCGAGCGTTTCTCCTCGGGCCTTCCAAATTGCATCCAATCGCTGCAGCTCGTCGGCATCCAGATTCAAGTCTGAGTACCCGATCGAACCGGTGATATAGCGCGCAAACGCAGAGATGTCCCGCGTCGGTTGCGGTGCAGACCAGGTGCCGTCCCACTGCAAAACCGGAAGCATTCGCGTAGCCACCACATTGATCTGATTTTCCGACTGCGCACCCAGGCGTCCACCGACTCGCAGCTTGGCCGCCATGGTGGTCCAGCGCGGGTAGTTTGTTCGTGTCCGCAGACGGCTTTTCAGGCCATACCACTGGATGGTGTCTTTGACCTGCGTAGACGTAGCACTGGCGCCCACCCGTCGCACCCGCACAGACGGCCGCATTTGCGGGACACTGATCGACTCGGTAATACCGATTTGGTCCAGCGTCCAGTTTTCGTACCATTTGCTGATCGTCGTGCGCGGGCCGCCATCTGCATTGCGGTACTGAATTTCGATGCCCAGCCCTTGAGTGGTCACATCACCATTGTCTCGTATGTACCCCAGCCCATTCGGAAAGAAGAAGTCGATCTCTATAGCGGTTGTTGTCTCTTTACCAGGCGTGGCTACAAACTCGCTACTCCACTCCCCATAAACCGTGCCGCCGTTGAATGTCACAACTGCACCGCTTGTGGTAACTGTCGGAAAACCGAGCCACGTCGAGTCATTTTGCCCGAATTGAGTTAAACGCCATACAACAATGTGATCAGAAGAGTATTGCTGGATAGACCAACGCGCTGGAAACTTCCATGCAAATGTAATGGTGTAGCTTCCCGGCTCCAGGCCGTTGTACCACTCTCCTTGGGTCTGAGGGTCCTCCGGATCGGGTGGCGGAAAGCGCAGTTCAATCCATCCTGCTCCCTGCGGATCAAGGTCTGAATTAGCAACTAGCAACTCCAACCCCAAGCCACCATTCACAGCCACAGTCACGTCTCTGCCAGCAAGTGGCATCAGGTGCTTAAACTCACCGTAAAAACGGTTCCGCTGTGGCTGACCGATCGTAGGCTCAGTACGCGTGACCGCATAGACAAGCGGCAACGTAATATTGACGATGGTGCCCGCACCCCAGCCAGGAGGGAACTCGCTCTCGGAAGAACGCCAGATATAACTTCCATCGAACGAGTAACTTACTGGCTGAGTGTTCTCCCGGTTTGCCATTTCCGTAGACATCTCCAGGCCTGCCGTGCCCGAAGATGTGCCGCCAACTGCGGGCACTGTATGCCAATGCTCATGAGTGGACGTTCCCGACAGATCTGCACCTGGACCGTAGATTGCATAAGACCCGTCAGCACCCAGAGCAGAAAACGGTGTATCCCCTACTTTCACGTCTGCGTCATGTATCTGATACTGTCCAGGCCCGATACATGCGTGGAACTCCAGCCACTGCTCGCGCCAATTCACGAAACGTCGGCGCGGTGGCGTCAGGTAATCAGGGAAGCGACGAAACCGACCTGCAAGCTCAGGCACAACATCACCCAGCTTGGGCTGATTGGCCTTTGCTGAAGTTGTTTCGAGCCGCTGTCCTTGTTCCGGGGAGCCGTAGTTCTGACTGCCGCTCTTTGGCATCAGCCATCCAAAGGCAAAGTTGAAGATGCTGCCCAGTAACTTGCCCAAGCCCGAGAACAAGCCGCCATGCTGAATCAAGCGCATTCCCACGTCATCATCAGCAGCCAGATGACGATCCGCCCATTCCAGCATCGGCAATGGCTTGCCATTGACCGTTACATGCGACTTGGGCAGCTCAGCCAGCGTATACGTCAAGCCTTTAGACGCAAAAAAACCGGCTAAAGTGCCGGTCCATTCGTGCGTCTCGCAGGGCTGCTCACACGTCCCGCTAAGAAATACTCTGATCGTCATAAAAAACAACCCGCGTATAGCGGGCCTCAAAAGCGTTGATCTTGGTAAGCGTGGGGCCTGTGCCAGCATCCGTCTCCAGCACCCAGAGTCTGCCGTCAGCCTCTACGACCAACCCAACATGGACGCAAAGCCGCGCGCGCCAGCCGGTAGCAATGGCTCCAGACCTGGGCTGCACTTCTTTGAACCCGCCCTGCTCCCGCACTTCCCCGGCCGCAGCGGTCAGGCCTGCTTTATCATCCGGGTCCGTCTCCGAGTAGCTAGGCAGCATGGGCCTGCCGAACAGCGAGGCTCTCGCCAGTCTGACGAGGCCCCAGCAGTCCAATTCCGGTGCCTCCCGGCCAAACGGCTTGTACCGCGTACGCAGAAAGTCATCAATCGTCATAGCCACTGAATCCCCGGTGCTGTCTCTGCCGTGTAGCGCTCTCGCGGCCAAGCGGTATTCAGCAAGTCGTAGTAACTGGCCTCAGCCACAAACGTGCCGTTCTCAAACTGCCCGCTCAACACAGTCATGACATACGGCCGCTCTGCCGGTGCCGTAATGTCGCTTGCCAAGTACGTCCTGCTTGTCAGCGTCACCATCTGTCCGGATTCGAGCATGGCATCGACAATAGGCCGAATGCGGCCATTGGCCCCGGCAATACCAAACCGCAGTGTCTGCTGACCAGAGGCGTTACGCGACGGCAGCGACAGCTCGACGGCTGCGGCTTCAAACAGCACCAACTGGCCGTCCACTCCTAACATTCGATCTTCATAGCCTTGAACGATCCGCACCGGCGTCACGCCCGGCGCAGAAACCTCAAGCGTATAAAGCAGCATCGAATCGGTCGGGGCGCTGGCATACACAATCTCTAAGGCGCTCATGCTTCTGGCCACTCCCGATTAAGTGCAATATCGATAATGCTCGCCCCCAGCACGAACTCGGGAAACTCGCCCCAGCCTTGCGGCATGAGGGGTCGCTCCCAAATTTCCAGAGTCGCGCCAACCCGCCAAGCACACATACCCACTGGATCAGGGCCTGTATACATAGAGACGAAGCGGCAAACATAGTGCTGTTCACCTACGGGCGTTTTAAGCGGCGAGTTAAACCACTCAGCTCCGTCTTTAATAGCGTCCCGAAACCAAGCCTCAAACAGCGCAGCCTCGTTATCGCCATTGAAAATCCAGTTCACATTGACCGTTGTAGGGACCGAGCTGAATCGCCTGCGTTGGCGTGCTCGGCCATCCTCCATCTGCGTTCGCTGAAAGGGCTGAGTGTGTTTTATCCCGTAGCCATCGCGGACGGGCCAAGGCAGCCCCTCGGGGTAGTTAATATCTGTGTGAATCATGCCCCTACCCTTCGTACATTGCTAACGGACTGCAGCGCGTCAAAGGTTCTACCGCCTTGCAGGAAATCCCGTGACACTACGCGGACAATCAGCTCTTCATCGGTTGATCCCCGCTCTTCTGTCACCTGCGCCCCCTGGAACTCGCTGCCCATCAATTGAACTACGACGCGTGGCTCGGACTTGGAGGACGACCCGGCTTGACCGTCAAACGCACGACCAGCACGCTGACGCGCATCAATCCGCTCCAGCACCGAGTCCAGTCGGGCGCTCGTCTTGGCTGTAGTGACCCGCTCCCCCTTTTCCAGCAGCCATGTCCCGGTCTGTGGGACAGAATCAATACCGTCGTGGGCCATACCTGCCATGGCAGTCATGC is a genomic window containing:
- a CDS encoding DUF2158 domain-containing protein, with product MTDQIAPGNIVTLKSGSPKLTVEVVTSDQKASVSWFTGGEYNLMTIPVTALVLAQD
- a CDS encoding lysozyme translates to MQKLIDAILGLLALFFRPQKVESAPAPVESKPAGMSADGLAILRYFESCELEAYWDADGKVWTIGWGDTGPDVVEGLRITQAEADERLRRRLAREFVPGVLNVLTRPANQAQLDAMVDLAYNIGVSAFQGSTLLRLFNAGDQAGAAEQFPRWNKSGGKVLLGLRRRRAADRARFLGASGAEAIKIGAAIV
- a CDS encoding host specificity factor TipJ family phage tail protein codes for the protein MTYTLAELPKSHVTVNGKPLPMLEWADRHLAADDDVGMRLIQHGGLFSGLGKLLGSIFNFAFGWLMPKSGSQNYGSPEQGQRLETTSAKANQPKLGDVVPELAGRFRRFPDYLTPPRRRFVNWREQWLEFHACIGPGQYQIHDADVKVGDTPFSALGADGSYAIYGPGADLSGTSTHEHWHTVPAVGGTSSGTAGLEMSTEMANRENTQPVSYSFDGSYIWRSSESEFPPGWGAGTIVNITLPLVYAVTRTEPTIGQPQRNRFYGEFKHLMPLAGRDVTVAVNGGLGLELLVANSDLDPQGAGWIELRFPPPDPEDPQTQGEWYNGLEPGSYTITFAWKFPARWSIQQYSSDHIVVWRLTQFGQNDSTWLGFPTVTTSGAVVTFNGGTVYGEWSSEFVATPGKETTTAIEIDFFFPNGLGYIRDNGDVTTQGLGIEIQYRNADGGPRTTISKWYENWTLDQIGITESISVPQMRPSVRVRRVGASATSTQVKDTIQWYGLKSRLRTRTNYPRWTTMAAKLRVGGRLGAQSENQINVVATRMLPVLQWDGTWSAPQPTRDISAFARYITGSIGYSDLNLDADELQRLDAIWKARGETLDHVYDLTTAQDALKLAFRAGFSELTVSRGLIRPVRDDVRTQFEQSYSPLNMTKPLRESVSPRKPMDPDGVEVEYIDAETWTSMTVKCLLPGDQGFKLEKLKLDGVTDRVRAWRIGMRRRREQAYRNREYSFGTEMDAFNSEYLSYVPLFDDEPGNAQMGLLTDIQPASGGALLRISEPLRWATGAPHSVGYRAPEGKFVGPFVAFPGPDDFSIIANIPQPWPEVSLKQELPHIYFGLTADWIKPVLITNIQARGTDATDVTAANYDVRVYADDNNNPPD
- a CDS encoding DUF1833 family protein, which translates into the protein MSALEIVYASAPTDSMLLYTLEVSAPGVTPVRIVQGYEDRMLGVDGQLVLFEAAAVELSLPSRNASGQQTLRFGIAGANGRIRPIVDAMLESGQMVTLTSRTYLASDITAPAERPYVMTVLSGQFENGTFVAEASYYDLLNTAWPRERYTAETAPGIQWL